In the Cydia fagiglandana chromosome 14, ilCydFagi1.1, whole genome shotgun sequence genome, one interval contains:
- the LOC134670669 gene encoding peptidyl-prolyl cis-trans isomerase D has translation MVQGGDTVRNDGTSGESIYGPTFEDENFKLPHDPGVLSMANKGRPHTNGSQFCITSQPCLHLDGTNVVFGRVLSGLGLVTEMQLYGEQDGKLRLDCVIEDCGEVIGNWRDWIWDEEDRITDYPEDHPQLEELSIETLLNYVSTIKTFGNKYFAEGRYKRAVRKYDKSLRYIAHLMELFQRAPHPEPLMPSFNKAVMYTQQCNLNLAACHVKLENFQACLKCCTEVLSLDPRNEKALYRRGQSHYALKNYEAALSDLKTADEVCPNNKAVLKLLEQVRISNKRYNDVQKQRLSKFFRDQKTESVPIGHH, from the exons ATGGTGCAGGGCGGAGACACGGTGAGGAACGATGGCACAAGCGGCGAGAGCATATACGGACCCACGTTTGAAGATGAGAACTTTAAACTGCCG CACGACCCCGGAGTCCTTAGCATGGCGAACAAAGGCCGGCCGCACACGAACGGCTCACAATTCTGCATCACGTCTCAACCGTGTCTACACTTGGACGGCACGAACGTCGTGTTCGGCCGGGTCCTTAGCGGGCTCGGGCTCGTGACAGAGATGCAACTATACGGCGAGCAGGACGGGAAACTTAGACTG gaTTGCGTCATAGAAGACTGCGGTGAGGTGATAGGAAATTGGCGAGACTGGATCTGGGACGAAGAAGACAGAATTACAGACTATCCTGAGGACCATCCACAGTTAGAAGAACTATCG ATAGAAACATTATTAAACTATGTAAGCACAATAAAAACCTTCGGCAACAAATACTTCGCCGAGGGCAGATACAAGCGGGCCGTACGGAAATACGACAAGAGTTTAAGATACATCGCGCATCTCATGGAGCTGTTCCAGCGAGCGCCACATCCTGAACCCCTCATGCCGT CGTTCAACAAGGCAGTGATGTACACACAGCAGTGCAATTTGAACTTAGCGGCGTGCCACGTCAAGCTAGAAAACTTCCAGGCCTGCCTCAAGTGCTGTACTGAG GTCCTCTCCTTAGACCCCCGCAACGAGAAGGCCCTGTACCGGCGCGGGCAGTCCCACTACGCCCTCAAAAACTACGAGGCGGCCCTCAGCGACCTCAAAACTGCCGACGAGGTCTGCCCCAACAATAAAGCGGTGCTCAAACTGTTAGAACAGGTCCGGATATCCAACAAAAGGTACAACGACGTCCAAAAACAGCGCTTGTCAAAGTTTTTTCGTGACCAAAAGACGGAGAGCGTCCCAATCGGACATCACTGA
- the LOC134670885 gene encoding uncharacterized protein LOC134670885, whose product MTSPQVVVNELLAFIQNATVTLDETSIVQICKSSFQEEDICSGKALLYQTLGKADEMPSRRRDGGVKSLRDIISVFKGTDSSNMPSFVAKDLHRLPVVSLDHVDVSRLLKDIIFLKDSLAEMQAKLEVSNNTISELRSELALIRSASSECRSDNSSIAVCHVARNASIGGFESANLDASAIAEQATADPRPAARPSTSPETRTSRESTLTPKRSYAATAAKPPAVSKSKQRPKKGVQSLREPVHKDRSQLTLKESGCDRDGFKKVERRKKSARPNQCGTAPTGPNHLLRPATPTTLLYVSRLHYLTKVEEIVKSF is encoded by the exons ATGACTTCACCACAAGTCGTAGTCAACGAGTTGTTGGCATTTATTCAAAATGCCACCGTGACTTTGGATGAGACCAGCATCGTGCAGATCTGCAAGTCCAGCTTCCAGGAGGAGGACATATGTAGTGGCAAGGCGCTGCTCTACCAGACGCTCGGCAAAGCCGACGAAATGCCATCACGACGAAGAGATGGAGGCGTGAAGAGTCTACGGGACATCATCTCGGTGTTCAAGGGGACCGATTCATCAAACATGCCCTCTTTCGTGGCGAAGGACCTACATCGGCTACCTGTCGTCTCGTTGGACCATGTTGACGTTTCCAGGCTGCTAAAGGATATAATTTTCCTGAAGGACAGTCTGGCTGAAATGCAGGCTAAGTTGGAGGTATCGAATAATACCATCAGTGAACTACGTTCCGAATTAGCGTTAATACGTAGTGCTAGTTCGGAATGTAGGTCAGATAACTCTAGCATAGCCGTGTGTCACGTTGCGCGGAATGCGTCCATCGGCGGTTTCGAGTCCGCGAATTTGGATGCGTCGGCGATTGCTGAGCAGGCGACCGCCGACCCGCGCCCCGCCGCCCGCCCGTCTACGTCACCGgagacgcgcacgtcacgcgagAGTACGTTGACCCCAAAACGTTCCTACGCTGCCACCGCCGCTAAGCCGCCTGCTGTGTCCAAGTCTAAGCAGCGGCCGAAGAAAGGGGTACAGAGCCTTCGTGAACCTGTTCACAAGGATCGGTCACAGCTGACTCTTAAAGAGTCGGGATGCGACAGAGATGGCTTCAAGAAGGTGGAGAGGAGAAAGAAGTCAGCTCGTCCGAATCAGTGCGGTACCGCACCGACTGGACCTAACCATTTGCTGCGTCCCGCAACACCGACGACGCTGCTGTATGTGTCCCGATTACACTACCTTACGAAGGTCGAGGAGATCGTGAA GTCATTTTGA